CAGATCTCCTCGGTGACGACCTCGTGCGCCGCGGCCCGGTTCTTCTCCGATAACGAACTCAGATCGCGTTTGATGTAGAGCCGATCGAGGCGTTCGAGCAGGCCCTCATAGGCGTTACTACCCATCGACCCGGTCTTGTTCGGGCGCGGCACCCGGAAGCCGTTGCCGCGCAAGAACAGCTGCCATTCCTCGGCGGTGTAATCGCGCAGCGGCTTGTCGGGATCGAACAGGCCCGACTGCGCATACAGCTGCCACTGGAAGGTGCCGATCGCGAACGGCCCGAACGTGATCGCGCCCTCGTTGAGCGATCTATCGGTGTCGAGCAGCTTGTCCAGGTCCGCGCGCACGACGTGGCCGAGCCCACCGCACTCCGGGCACATCCCGAGCGGGTCGTTGAACGAATAGCGCGACGCCTCACCGGCACTCGGCACGCCGTGCCGGGAGAACAGCACGCGGATGATCGACTGGATATCGGTCATCGTGCCGACGGTCGAGCGCGAATTGCCGCCGATCGCCTTCTGATCGATCACCACCGCCGGGGCGAGGTTGTCGATGAGGTCGGCCTCGGGCCGTTCGTATTTCGGCAGCCGATTCCGGATGAACCAGGTGAAGGTCTCGTTGAGCTGGCGCTGCGACTCGACCGCGACGGTGCCGAACACGATCGAGGACTTCCCCGAGCCGGACACCCCCGTGAAGACCACGAGTTTGCCCTTCGGAATGGCCAGCGAGACGTTGCGCAGGTTGTTCTCGCGGGCTCCGACGATCTGGATGGTGTCTCGGTCTGTACTCACGCCGACGACGGTATGGCGCAATGCGGACGGTTCCGGTCCTCATTGCGGGGAATACTCGAACTATGACCGACGCCGCCGCGCGACTACTCCAGCTGCTGTCCCTGCTGCAGACCCGCCGCGAATGGACCGGGCCCGAACTGGCCGAGCGGCTCGGCATCACCGTGCGCACGGTGCGCCGCGATATCGAGCGGCTGCGTGACCTGGACTATCCGGTGTCCGCGAGCCTCGGCTCGATCGGCGGCTACCGACTGGAAGCGGGCACCGCGCTGCCCCCGCTGCTGCTCGACGACGACGAAGCCGTCGCCATCACCCTGGGGCTGCGCAGCGCCGCGCAGGGCTCGGTCGCGGGCATCGAGGAATCGGCCGCGCGCGCCCTGGTGAAACTCCAGCAGGTGCTGCCCTCGCGGCTGCGCGGCCGCGTCGATGCGATCGACACCGCCACCGTGTCGCTCGGCGGTCCGGCCGCCGGACCGCGGGTGGATCCGGAGACGCTGGTCGTCCTGGCCGGTGCGGCCCGGGACGGCGAGCGGATCCGGTTCCGCTATCGAGACAAAGCCGAGCAGGAGAGCAAGCGATTCGCCGAGCCACACAGCCTCGTCTCCGCCGGGCGGCGCTGGTATCTGGTCGCCTGGGATATCGAGCGGGAGGATTGGCGCACCTTTCGCATCGATCGGATCGATGCACCGTTCCGTACCGGAATGCGCTGTATGCCAAGGGAATTGCCCGCCACAGATCCTGCGGCGTTCGTCACCGAGCAGCTCGCCCGCTCGCGTCCGGTGCGCCGGGTCGTCCTGCTCGTCCATGCGGGCGCGGCCGAGCTGGCCGAGACCTTCCGGGTGCGGCCCGACGAGGTCGAACCGATCGACGCGCGGACCTGCCTGATCCGCACCGCCGCCGACTCGCTGGAGTGGACCGCGTTGCGGATCGCCCACCTCGGCCTGGACTTCGAGGTGTGTGAGCCGCCCGAGATGCGGGAGCTGTTGCGCGACCTCGGCGCGAAACTCGCTCGCGCGGCCGGGAATAACTGAAAAGCGACCAATTCCCTTGCTTTCGATTCGGACATGCGGACGGTCGTGCGTTGCTATCGTTCCGCCATGCCGAAGACGGGCCCCGATGAGCTGGCGACCGAGGCGTCCGTGGAAGATCGGTCGTCCCTGCTGGAAGTCGACGACGAGGAACGGCCCGCCCGGGAACTGACCGGCTGGGCCGAGCGGGTGGTCGCGGTGACCGCGTTCGCGGTCGCGCTGCTGGTGGTGTGGCAGGTGTTCCGGCCGCTGCCACAGGGCAGCCAGTACTACCTGGTGATCTTCCTGGCGGCGACCTTGCCGCTGGTGTTCCTCTCCTATCGATCCGGGCTGCGCTTCCTGGATCGGGACGGCGGTCCCGGCATCGCCGACTG
This genomic stretch from Nocardia brasiliensis ATCC 700358 harbors:
- a CDS encoding helix-turn-helix transcriptional regulator: MTDAAARLLQLLSLLQTRREWTGPELAERLGITVRTVRRDIERLRDLDYPVSASLGSIGGYRLEAGTALPPLLLDDDEAVAITLGLRSAAQGSVAGIEESAARALVKLQQVLPSRLRGRVDAIDTATVSLGGPAAGPRVDPETLVVLAGAARDGERIRFRYRDKAEQESKRFAEPHSLVSAGRRWYLVAWDIEREDWRTFRIDRIDAPFRTGMRCMPRELPATDPAAFVTEQLARSRPVRRVVLLVHAGAAELAETFRVRPDEVEPIDARTCLIRTAADSLEWTALRIAHLGLDFEVCEPPEMRELLRDLGAKLARAAGNN